A section of the candidate division WOR-3 bacterium genome encodes:
- a CDS encoding bifunctional enoyl-CoA hydratase/phosphate acetyltransferase, which yields MVRTMEELVKKSLSTGKKRLAVACAEDENILRAVAESVEIGLTSPVLFGDKKKILYLLEEYGFDPDNLEIVNALDQNQAARDAVRSVSSGENDFLMKGLLSTSLFLKAVLDKEIGLRSTGLLSHAAILSLPSYHKLLIITDGGMNEHPDLSTKIKILENSLFLCGKLDIESPKIAVLAGVETISEKQPETLDAAQMSKMNSSGQIKNCVVDGPLAIDVAVSEKSANHKGIKSPIAGDSDVLLVPSMAAGNMLAKSLIYFAGAKAAGSILGTSKPVVMLSRSDEPETKLNSIALGALLS from the coding sequence ATGGTCAGAACAATGGAAGAACTTGTAAAAAAGTCGCTTTCAACTGGGAAAAAGCGGTTGGCGGTAGCCTGCGCTGAAGATGAAAACATACTCAGAGCTGTCGCTGAATCCGTTGAAATTGGCCTTACTTCCCCCGTTCTTTTCGGAGACAAGAAGAAAATACTATATTTGCTCGAAGAATACGGTTTTGACCCCGATAATTTAGAAATAGTGAATGCTCTCGATCAAAACCAAGCCGCAAGGGATGCGGTCAGATCTGTCAGCTCCGGCGAAAACGATTTTCTGATGAAAGGTTTGCTCTCCACTTCGCTGTTTTTAAAAGCGGTCCTAGACAAAGAAATTGGATTGAGGTCGACCGGGCTCCTCTCTCATGCCGCCATTCTCTCTCTCCCTTCATACCACAAACTTCTGATCATCACAGACGGAGGAATGAATGAACACCCAGACCTGTCGACGAAAATTAAAATTTTAGAAAACTCACTTTTTCTGTGCGGCAAATTGGATATAGAATCTCCAAAAATTGCCGTTCTCGCCGGGGTGGAAACAATTTCAGAAAAACAACCTGAGACCCTCGACGCCGCTCAGATGAGCAAGATGAATTCTTCAGGACAGATAAAAAATTGCGTCGTCGACGGACCTCTGGCGATCGACGTAGCCGTTTCTGAAAAATCGGCGAATCATAAAGGCATTAAATCTCCAATCGCAGGTGACTCTGATGTCCTTCTCGTGCCTTCGATGGCGGCTGGCAACATGCTCGCAAAATCACTTATATACTTCGCAGGAGCCAAAGCAGCCGGTTCGATATTGGGAACCTCCAAGCCGGTCGTAATGCTTTCAAGATCCGACGAACCCGAGACAAAACTAAATTCAATCGCCCTGGGAGCTTTACTGTCGTGA
- a CDS encoding 2-oxoacid:acceptor oxidoreductase family protein, whose translation MMQKVYRKPKGFYDDFFRNPSPDKKTTHYCPGCGHGIVHKYIAEAIEDFNIGEKTVWVSPVGCSVFGYYYFDCGHQQAAHGRAPAVATGIKRSKPESIVISYQGDGDLAAIGGNEILHAANRGESITVFFVNNSIYGMTGGQMAPTTLIGQKTTTSPYGRNAFNEGHPLKMSEILSQLESPVYVERVSLHDTAHRNKARQAIRKALQIQIENKGFSFVEILSMCPSGWKVSPVDALKWIKENQLPYFPVGVYKDVYSERKTKEITKRVWDKEKIVQALDLDRRIESYPRSKPKKEIFEEPKVKIAGFGGQGILMLGLLLAESAMLTGKEATWIPSYGPEMRGGTANCHVVIKNGKISNPSVDKPDILIAMNQPSLERFEKEVSDQGLIIIDTTLVKKGVSRKDVQVFAQPFADIADKELKNTKVTNTLILGALIGLTGMIDKKAIFDAFKKHITRENLIEVNKKAIDKGISLVK comes from the coding sequence TTACTGTCCGGGATGCGGACACGGAATCGTTCACAAATATATAGCTGAAGCGATCGAAGATTTCAACATTGGCGAAAAAACAGTTTGGGTCAGCCCTGTGGGATGCAGTGTTTTCGGTTATTATTATTTCGACTGCGGTCACCAGCAGGCTGCCCACGGCAGAGCGCCGGCAGTGGCTACAGGAATAAAAAGATCCAAACCCGAATCTATTGTCATAAGCTATCAGGGAGACGGAGACCTCGCGGCTATAGGCGGAAACGAGATACTGCACGCCGCCAACAGAGGAGAAAGCATAACGGTCTTTTTTGTCAACAACAGCATCTATGGAATGACCGGCGGACAAATGGCTCCGACGACTCTCATCGGGCAAAAAACCACCACTTCACCTTACGGCAGAAATGCATTCAACGAAGGGCATCCTCTCAAGATGTCTGAAATCCTATCTCAACTTGAGAGTCCTGTGTATGTCGAACGAGTGAGTCTGCACGACACCGCCCATAGAAACAAAGCGAGGCAAGCGATAAGGAAAGCCCTGCAGATACAGATTGAAAACAAAGGTTTTTCATTTGTCGAAATACTATCCATGTGTCCATCCGGCTGGAAGGTTTCTCCTGTCGATGCCCTAAAATGGATAAAAGAAAACCAACTCCCTTATTTTCCCGTAGGCGTTTACAAAGATGTCTATTCTGAAAGAAAAACAAAAGAAATCACCAAGCGAGTTTGGGACAAGGAAAAAATTGTACAAGCTCTCGATCTCGACCGGAGGATTGAGTCTTACCCGAGGTCAAAACCGAAAAAGGAAATATTCGAAGAACCCAAAGTCAAAATAGCCGGTTTCGGAGGCCAGGGAATACTCATGCTTGGACTTCTTCTTGCAGAATCCGCAATGCTCACTGGAAAAGAAGCGACATGGATTCCTTCTTACGGACCCGAGATGAGAGGCGGAACAGCTAATTGTCACGTGGTCATAAAAAACGGTAAAATATCAAATCCGAGTGTCGACAAACCCGATATCTTGATTGCGATGAACCAACCTTCTCTTGAAAGGTTTGAGAAAGAAGTGTCAGACCAAGGGCTGATAATAATAGACACAACATTGGTCAAAAAAGGAGTCTCGAGAAAAGACGTACAAGTCTTCGCACAGCCTTTTGCAGACATAGCCGACAAAGAACTAAAAAACACAAAAGTCACAAATACGCTGATCCTCGGAGCTTTGATTGGTTTGACCGGGATGATTGACAAAAAGGCGATATTCGACGCTTTCAAAAAACACATCACGAGAGAAAACCTGATCGAAGTCAACAAAAAGGCAATAGACAAAGGAATAAGTTTGGTCAAATGA
- a CDS encoding Crp/Fnr family transcriptional regulator, which translates to MKNEAAENILTFKKGDLIFSEGEIGSEMYLIKSGEVRIYKHTGRVQHTLAILKEGNFFGEMAILDQSPRSAAAEAYTDVELIIFDKEAFVSHIRKNPFIEFVVNELISRLRTTSNQFKLLAIPDDELRFATVLLNKAQSFAEKKDENSVVQIDIDAKTIAAGVGIKDTLAKKIIENLKESEVIKLEGEKMLVDTEKLKEFIRYIKLKTRFESEN; encoded by the coding sequence ATGAAAAACGAAGCAGCGGAAAATATTTTGACATTCAAAAAAGGCGACCTGATATTCAGCGAAGGCGAAATCGGCAGCGAAATGTATTTGATAAAATCCGGCGAAGTAAGAATATACAAGCACACTGGAAGAGTTCAGCACACTCTCGCGATTTTAAAAGAAGGGAATTTTTTCGGTGAAATGGCTATACTCGACCAGTCCCCCAGATCGGCGGCGGCTGAAGCTTATACCGATGTCGAATTGATAATTTTCGACAAAGAAGCTTTCGTCTCGCATATAAGAAAGAATCCATTCATAGAATTTGTCGTAAACGAGCTTATTTCAAGATTGAGAACAACATCAAACCAGTTCAAACTCTTGGCGATACCGGACGATGAACTGCGATTCGCGACCGTTCTATTGAACAAAGCCCAGAGTTTTGCGGAAAAAAAGGATGAAAACAGCGTCGTTCAAATAGATATCGACGCCAAGACAATAGCCGCGGGGGTAGGAATAAAAGATACTTTGGCGAAAAAAATCATCGAAAACCTCAAGGAATCCGAAGTGATAAAACTCGAGGGTGAAAAGATGCTTGTCGACACCGAAAAGTTGAAGGAATTCATAAGATACATAAAACTCAAGACGAGATTTGAAAGC